From Pirellulaceae bacterium:
CACTGTATTGGGATCGATTAATGGTGAACCTGGCGATGTTCGGCGAATGCTCCAGCAGTTTCTTGATCGCGAAAAGTCGGTTGATGCAATTGCGGCAACTGATGTGACTGCGAAATGGAGTGTTTACGATCGTTTCGATTCGGTGGGTAACGAGAAATGTGTAACTCCTCGGTCTTATCAGTGGCCCGTGTTTTTGAAGTTGTCGAACGTGATCGGTGTTTTAAATCAGACAGCGATTTATGCCATCATCGCGATTGGGATGACGATGGTGATTATTACTGGCGGAATCGATCTTGGTGTCGGGTCGCTCGTGGCTTTGTCGGCAGTAACTTCGTCGTTGATCGTGCGAGACCTGGGCGGCGGTGTCGAAGCGAGTCTTACTATTGTCATCTTCGGCATGTCTTTTGGTATCTTGATCTGTGCGGTATCTGGCATCTTTGTGGGGAACATGGTCACCCGTTTCCAACTCCCCCCGTTCATTGTGACTCTTGGGATCATGATGATGGCGAGCGGTTTATCCTTCCGCCTTTCCAATGGTCAGTCGATCTCTGCGTTGCCGGAGTCATTCTTTTGGCTGGGGGGCATGAAGACGATGGAAGTGCCTAACCCTGTGTGGTTAATGATCGTGCTGTACGTCATTGCGCACATGGTCATGTCACAGACGGTGTTTGGGCGCTATGTCTATGCGATTGGCGGAAACAAAGAGGCTGCACGACTTTCCGGTGTGCCGGTGAAGTTGACCCTGCTGATTGTCTATACGGTTTGCGGCGCGTTGTCTGGTTTGGGTGGAGTTGTACTTGCCTCGCAGTTGGAGGCTGGCGATCCGAAATTTGGTTTGATGTACGAACTGGAAGTGATTGCTGCTGTGGTCGTCGGCGGGACCTCACTCATGGGGGGGCAAGGCAAAATCTTTGGCACATTAATTGGTGCCTTTATCATCGCCGTGATCAAAAATGGCATGAACTTGATGAATGTCGATCCATTTAATCAACGCATCGTTTTGGGAGCGGTCTTGTTGGCGGCCGTCCTGCTGGATCAGCTGAAACGTCGAACAAGTTGAGTTGTTTGTTGGTGCGCGGCTTACAGGCCGAGAACTTCAACCACTCGATCACGCATGACTTGAGGTTCGACGTCGGCTCCGGTCCAGTATTTGATACTAATGATGCCTTGATTTACCAGCATTCCCAAGCCATCGATCACAGTGCAGCCTCGCGATTCGGCGTCGGCAATCAACCGGGTGCGGAGCGGATTCGGGATCACGTCTGCAACGATCATCTTGTCGGTCAAACTCTGTTGATCCAGGGCCAATCGAGCCTCGATATCTGGGAAAAGGCCGACAGAGGTCGCATTGACGACAACATCGGTTGTCGTCGGGACCGCGAATTCGTTTTGCCAGCGGATAAATTCAGCGGCAGTAGGTGTCCGATCGTTCAAGAGAGCGGCCAGTTCAGATCCTCTTTGTTCGTCGCGGTTGACCACCGTAATTTGTTTGGCTCCGGCGAGTGCCACTTCGACTCCGATCGCGCGAGCGGCTCCGCCGGCACCCAATAGCACAATGGATTTATCAGCAGGATCAATTTTCTCCTGCAGGGATCGTAGGAATCCTTTGCCGTCGGTGTTTTCGCCAATGTACTGATCTTCCCGACGGACGACACAGTTGACCGCACCCATGATCGATGCTGACTCGCCGAGGCCATCCAGATGTTGGATCACTTCGACTTTATGGGGTATGGAGCAGTTGAAACCCGCAAAGCCCATCGCTCGAGCTCCTCGGACGGCATCCGCAAGAGCTGCCGGCGGGACCTCGAAGTTGATGTACCGCCAATCAAGATGATGGTGCCGATAAGCGGCTTCGATCATCTCGACCGTCGGGTTTTCTGCCGCGGGTTGAGCGAACGAGGCTGTGATCTGTTTCAAGAAATTCATGCGGATCTACCTTGGACAAATTCCTAATGAGTGGTGCGGAAGGTAGTGAACGGTGATCGCATCGCGTCTCACGCTTCCGGTGGGGGATTTATGGTCTGTGGTTGTTTTAGCATTAAAGTACAGGTCGTCGGGAAATCCGATTGATTTGGCGTTGACCGTAAATATGATCCGTGAGCTGGTAGGTAACTCACAGAAATTCAGAGGTCCATGTCATCCAATTCGTCGATCAAATCATCTAGATCATCTTTGGTCGTTTCGGGTTTTCTGTCTTGGCGTTTGGGCATGCAGGCGTCTGAACCGACCGCCTTTCGACCGGCCAATAGCAGTTGTTCGTCACGTTCTCGTGCAGCAACTTGCTGCGCGTCTTCCTTGCTGTCGGGTGCGCCAAATAGTTTGGAGAGGTCGATTTTTAGTCCATCGGTGGCAACCGCAGCACCCGCGATCGCGGGGGTCTTATGCTGAGGGAAAATGATTGCATTTTCTGGACAGACACGGCTACATGCGGGGCAGCCTTTTCGACAATTGTCAGGTTGTTCGACGAGTATAGTTTCCTGCTGGTCAACACCGTAGACTCCGAATAAACAGAAATCAATGCACTCCATGCAGTTCGTACATCGACTGAAATCGATGACCGGATACCAACGACGTCCTGCTGTTTCCTCGATTTGAACGACGGCTTGAGAGCTTGGAGGCGGACCCTTTGCCGTGTCATTGGTTGGATTCAAGAATCTCTGCATCGCATCCTGTTCAGGCTCCCCAGCAATCCAATCGA
This genomic window contains:
- a CDS encoding ABC transporter permease, giving the protein MKSDQSKEFSYARTQFFSDYGMALVLLLLCVLFSGLTIKEQHPTGSVAGEQVAKLILADQPDANVLIVARATSEDQEFAKAAKQALEDQGATVLGSINGEPGDVRRMLQQFLDREKSVDAIAATDVTAKWSVYDRFDSVGNEKCVTPRSYQWPVFLKLSNVIGVLNQTAIYAIIAIGMTMVIITGGIDLGVGSLVALSAVTSSLIVRDLGGGVEASLTIVIFGMSFGILICAVSGIFVGNMVTRFQLPPFIVTLGIMMMASGLSFRLSNGQSISALPESFFWLGGMKTMEVPNPVWLMIVLYVIAHMVMSQTVFGRYVYAIGGNKEAARLSGVPVKLTLLIVYTVCGALSGLGGVVLASQLEAGDPKFGLMYELEVIAAVVVGGTSLMGGQGKIFGTLIGAFIIAVIKNGMNLMNVDPFNQRIVLGAVLLAAVLLDQLKRRTS
- the aroE gene encoding shikimate dehydrogenase, with the translated sequence MNFLKQITASFAQPAAENPTVEMIEAAYRHHHLDWRYINFEVPPAALADAVRGARAMGFAGFNCSIPHKVEVIQHLDGLGESASIMGAVNCVVRREDQYIGENTDGKGFLRSLQEKIDPADKSIVLLGAGGAARAIGVEVALAGAKQITVVNRDEQRGSELAALLNDRTPTAAEFIRWQNEFAVPTTTDVVVNATSVGLFPDIEARLALDQQSLTDKMIVADVIPNPLRTRLIADAESRGCTVIDGLGMLVNQGIISIKYWTGADVEPQVMRDRVVEVLGL
- a CDS encoding ferredoxin family protein, with protein sequence MQRIAVALSLGQSNNPVKRKLEEDIVSQLSTDARFDLVVIPNLYDLKPKGKGVAALKTVEGDLIVLTWMYSRAAHWLLNRQGIAGQEGISELTYGDDDEEEETEKATDEEDKPRVIDEMPLPTRRLYCLDLRASQTVNDFVEEMGRIAQEIGSNGDLIDWIAGEPEQDAMQRFLNPTNDTAKGPPPSSQAVVQIEETAGRRWYPVIDFSRCTNCMECIDFCLFGVYGVDQQETILVEQPDNCRKGCPACSRVCPENAIIFPQHKTPAIAGAAVATDGLKIDLSKLFGAPDSKEDAQQVAARERDEQLLLAGRKAVGSDACMPKRQDRKPETTKDDLDDLIDELDDMDL